In Geitlerinema sp. PCC 9228, one genomic interval encodes:
- a CDS encoding response regulator transcription factor, whose amino-acid sequence MIKLLLADDQSIVREGLRSLLQAKPDLEVVGEAENGQIALEQAIALQVDVVLMDVRMPVMDGVAATRHLYERAPEIKVLVLTTFDDDEYVSQSMRYGAKGYLLKDTPSEELAEAIRAVYKGYTQLGPGLFEKAMAAPPPADDPPALELLTPREREVLRLIAQGYSNREIASQLYISERTVKNHVNSILHRLDLRDRTQAAIFATRHLRLS is encoded by the coding sequence GTGATTAAACTGTTGCTGGCAGACGACCAAAGCATCGTTCGCGAAGGGTTGCGCAGCCTGCTGCAAGCCAAACCCGATTTGGAAGTAGTTGGAGAAGCAGAAAACGGTCAAATTGCCCTAGAACAAGCGATCGCTTTGCAAGTGGATGTGGTATTGATGGACGTACGCATGCCTGTCATGGATGGGGTTGCCGCCACCCGCCACCTGTACGAACGCGCCCCAGAGATTAAAGTATTGGTACTGACTACTTTCGATGATGATGAATATGTTTCCCAGTCCATGCGCTACGGGGCCAAGGGATATTTGCTCAAGGATACGCCATCAGAAGAACTTGCAGAAGCCATTCGAGCGGTTTACAAAGGGTATACACAGCTCGGACCGGGGTTGTTTGAAAAAGCTATGGCTGCCCCACCACCAGCCGACGACCCACCGGCATTGGAATTGCTAACGCCGCGAGAGCGAGAGGTATTGCGGCTTATTGCTCAGGGATACAGCAACCGCGAAATTGCCAGCCAACTCTACATTTCCGAACGCACGGTGAAAAACCACGTCAACAGCATTCTCCATCGGTTGGATTTGCGCGATCGCACCCAAGCAGCCATTTTCGCCACCCGCCACTTGCGCTTATCGTGA
- a CDS encoding O-acetyl-ADP-ribose deacetylase, with translation MKPEVRDRMEVVRGDITQMKVDAIVNAANSSLLGGGGVDGAIHRAAGPQLLEECRRLGGCSTGEARITNGYNLPARYVIHTVGPVYGKNPNDGDLLANCYRNSLQLAVENEVKTIAFPAISCGVYGYPIREASQIAVDTVAAFLEGHPEIEKVIFVLFSEQDKKVYANTFAQE, from the coding sequence ATGAAACCGGAAGTTCGCGATCGCATGGAAGTCGTTCGCGGCGATATTACCCAAATGAAGGTGGATGCGATTGTCAATGCGGCGAATTCTTCCCTGTTGGGTGGGGGTGGTGTCGATGGTGCTATCCATCGCGCGGCTGGTCCGCAGTTACTGGAGGAATGCCGGAGGTTAGGTGGATGTTCTACTGGGGAAGCTCGAATCACCAATGGCTACAATCTGCCGGCGCGTTATGTGATTCATACGGTGGGTCCGGTTTACGGGAAAAATCCCAATGATGGGGATTTGCTGGCAAATTGTTATCGGAATAGCCTGCAATTGGCTGTGGAAAATGAGGTAAAAACCATTGCTTTTCCGGCGATTTCCTGTGGGGTTTATGGGTATCCCATCCGTGAGGCGAGTCAAATTGCTGTGGATACGGTGGCGGCGTTTTTAGAAGGACATCCGGAAATAGAGAAAGTTATTTTTGTGCTGTTTTCCGAGCAGGATAAAAAGGTTTACGCAAATACCTTTGCCCAAGAATAA